The following is a genomic window from Kiritimatiellia bacterium.
GCCAGGTCCTGCACCTGGATTTCCGGAAAAAGGGCCGCGTCAAATTGTTTTCCGCCTTTGATAAAGACCGCCTGCGAAAGCAGGGGGTGGCATTCTGTTACATAGCCGGCTTTAACGAGCCGGCTCAAAGCGCTGTCTTCTCCGCCCCGCCGCAGTCTTATCCATACCGGCGGCCTGGACTGAAAAGCTTCCAAGCATCGCCGCAGCCAGGATTCCTTGTCGCGGTCAGGAGGAATAAACAGAAAATCCGCCAGCCAGTCCGGCGCCAGCTGTTCAATCCGCCGCGGACCGCTTTCTAACAGCGCCTGCAAGCCGGCGGCTTTTTCCTCAAGACTCAGCGCGCCGAGGGCTTTCAGCCCGGCGCCGGCCCGGCCGGAACTTGCCGCCATATATTCCGCCTGCGGCGGAATTTCCGCCGCGTCCAAAAGCAGGGCGGCGGCAACGCGCCTGTCGTCCGGCGTTTCCAGCCAGCCGCGCCAGCGGAACCAGGAAAAGACGGCGTTTGAAAAAAACCTCCGGTCGCGCGCGCCGTATTCCCGGTGCCGCCGGTAGACGCGGGCAAGTACCTGGTCGGCGCTCTGGCGATCCGCAATAACGGCGCGGTCCGTTTCCCGCACCAACGCCAGGCAGACTGCGGCCTGGCTTCTGATAATTTTATTCATACCTGCCTTGCTCCCGCCCCCATGTTCCACCCGCCGCGGGCGGGATGTAAAAAACACGACGCCAATAATTTTACTTGTCTATTTGCCGGCAGGATAATACTATTGTCTCAAATTAATCAATTAATTTCCGTAAATATGACTAATGAACTGGCATTTGTCCTGATCAATCCCTACACGATCGCCAAGTCAAGAACGGGCGGGGTGCTCGGCCGTTTCATGAGCCGCACCGGTCTAGATCTGGTCGGCGCGCGCATGTTTGCCCCCAGCGCCCGGCTCGTTGAGGAATACGCCGGCCTCATCAGCAGCAGCCGCAACCTGGCGCCCGAAATACGCTCTCTCCTGGCAGACTATGTCCGGAAAAATTACGCCCCCGACCATAAAACCGGCCGGCCGCGGCGGGTCATGATGATTCTGCTGGAGGGCGAAAACGCCGTTCAAAAGGTCATCAACACGGCCGGCCCCGTAATCATAGGCAGCGGGGAAACCATCCGCGACACCTTCGGCGACTACGTGGTTGACGATGACAAGAAGGTAAAATATTTTGAGCCGGCGGTTTTGATCGGGTCGGGACATGAGGACGCG
Proteins encoded in this region:
- a CDS encoding RsmB/NOP family class I SAM-dependent RNA methyltransferase, with the protein product MNKIIRSQAAVCLALVRETDRAVIADRQSADQVLARVYRRHREYGARDRRFFSNAVFSWFRWRGWLETPDDRRVAAALLLDAAEIPPQAEYMAASSGRAGAGLKALGALSLEEKAAGLQALLESGPRRIEQLAPDWLADFLFIPPDRDKESWLRRCLEAFQSRPPVWIRLRRGGEDSALSRLVKAGYVTECHPLLSQAVFIKGGKQFDAALFPEIQVQDLASQCAGLCCSPQPGEKWWDVCAGSGGKSLHLADLMRDCGQILATDVRPAILEQLSRRLRRDRHPSIRPLSWDGSADPAPGTCFDGVLIDAPCSGLGTWARNPDARWRMSAGQIADYAVIQQNLLQIAAQKVKPGGRLVYATCSLTEAENTGAVNAFLQREKGFYMETTANPLTRAPAGGLIWIWPWEGNCNGFFLAVMRRAGLCYPWW